The stretch of DNA TTCAGCACCGTGGAGAACACCTGCCTGGAGGCGCTGATGGGTGACGCACTGCGGCCCTACGTGCCTGCCTACCACGGTGTGGTGGTGAAGGACGGCGAGCACTACATCCAGATGGACGATCTGCTGCGTGGCCTCGACGCACCCAGCATCATGGACTGCAAGATGGGGGTGAGGTCAgtgcagtgggtggggggggcatATGCCTGTGGAACCCCCTGCCACTGGAGAGTGGAACCGATGCCCCCTAGAGGAGAAAGGGCCTCTGTGCCATTCCCCACCCGAGCCAGCTGGAACGCCACTCTGGAGCCACATTGGAGGCGGTTCCCCCTAGAGGcaaaaggccccatgtccctttCCTGTCCCCCTGCCGTGGGACCAAAGTGAAGCTGGCACCCCCTAGAAGCAAAAGGCCCCCACATCCcattccccactcctctgcctttGCCCATAGGACATACCTGGAGGAAGAGCTAACCAAGGCCCTGCTGAAGCCGACCCCCCGCAAGGATATGTACCAGAAGATGGTGAAGGTGGATCCAAGCGCTGCTACGGCCGAGGAGCACAGCCAGAGGGCGGTCACCAAGCCCCGCTACATGCAATGGCGCGAGCACATCAGCtccactgcctccctgggctTCCGCATTGAGGGCGTGACAGTGAGTGAGAGGGAAATAGGGGCTCCCAGCCCtacagggtctgctccaggctgcagctccctgtataaacagcccccatgtcccaccccagaggcagctgcatctcagcgccaggcaagggatccctgtataaacagcccccgtgccccaccccagaggaagctgcatctcagcactgggcaAGAGATCCATGCATCAatagcccctgtgccccacctcagaggtggctgcatctcagcaccaggtgAGGGGGCCCTGCATAAACAGCCCCTGCGTcccaccctagaggtggctgcatctccgcACTAGGCGAGGGGGCCCTGTATCAACTCCCAAGGCAGCTGCATATTCTCACTGGATGGCTGCTGTACGGGGAAGTCTCCCCTGGGCTGCCTGTCTGCCTGAACCCTGCCGTGTGTCTCACAGATAGAGGGGGGAGCTGTGCAGAAGGATTTCAAACAGACCCGGACCCAGGAGCAGATTATCGACACCTTCCTGATTTTCACCAAGAGACAGGGGAACATCTTGGTAAGGGATGGGCACCAGGTCCCATGGGGTCACTGCCTGGGCCCCTGCCACCCACTGCATGGCACTGAGGGAGCGGGGAGGCCAGGGAGGGGCAGTGGGTGATACAAGGCTGGTTGGTGGTATTTGGAGAGCAATAGGGGAATTTCAGCTGAGTCTTGGGGCTAGCTCACAGAGGGCTGGGGCTAAAGCATGGGGCAGTGTGGTCATGCTATGCTGGACTTGCCCtcaggtggggagaggcagcttgGTTGTCTGCCCTGCTCcatgcccctctgccccacagagcagagacaccccccctctCTTGGGTACCCTCTGACCGCTTCCCCCCACCTTTACCTTGCAGAGAGCCTACCAGAGCCGCCTGGAGAGCATGCAGAGCGCACTGCTCGAATCAGCCTTCTTCCGCACCCATGAGGTGAGTCTAGGGGAACCCAGGCATTCaggacttccccctcccccagcacagtcTGAGAGGGCCCACAGCACCAGGTGCAGGGCGAAGGAAGAGGTTCGGcaaagagagggaggagggaaaagcaGCCCCCTCAGAGCAGAGGGGTGTGAGGCCAAACCCACCCCCCTAATAATGTGACAACCCCCCCGAGCTATGAGCCTGCACCTCCAAGAGGGGAAAAGGATCCCCCACGTCAGCCAGCGTCCTGGGCCTGGGGCTGGATTGAAGCTGACGCTCCCTAGAGGGGAAAATGCCGTTTCCCATTACCCAcctccctggggctgcagcaAAGCTGGCGTCCCCTAGCTACAAATGCCCCCGATCTCTCCCCACAGGTCATTGGGAGCTCGCTGCTCTTCGTCCACGACCGCCAGGGCCGGGCCAACGTGTGGATGATCGACTTTGGCAAGACACTGCCGGCGCCGCCCCAGCTGGCCCTGCGCCATGATGTGCCATGGACCCGCGGCAGCCACGAGGACGGCTACCTGATCGGCCTGCACCACCTCACCCACACCCTGCAGGCTGCACAGCAtaggctggggccagaggagatGCCAGCCCCCAGCACGCCCTGAGGACTGGGCAGCCACCTCCTCCGTGGAAGCCCCAGAGCTGCTCTCACCCTGAGCCTTACGTTGTGGGACcctgtgagacctcatctggacaTGACTCACCCGCCTCCTCTCTAGGGTTGTTGTGGGGGAGCTGTGTGGGGCTCTCTAGGACCCCAGTGCATCTCCGTTGGCATTGATGGAGCCTCACCCGGTGGGGCAGGGCTCAGTGGGTCTTTCCTCCATAGGACACCCCGGGAGACACCACCACACTCAGGATGCAGTATATCCATCAGCCCAGCCTCTGGAATCTGGGACCCGGCTCTCAGGCAGAAGGGTTCCACAGCCCGGACTCATGCTGCTAACTCCTAACGGTCAGCACCAGGAGGGGATGGGCGGTGGGGTCAGGGCCCAGATTGGCCCTGCTTCTACCAGTAGCCACAGCCCGGGGTCCCCTTTAGTAGCAATTGCCAACAAGCACCAGGCAGTGTTGGCCGTGGATCTGGTTAcccaaattgggggagggggagggagtctaAAACCTCCTTGGGCACCTGGAATGGGAAGGAGATTCTCCGCTGTGAAGTCGCTGCCCCAGGCAGCCCTGAGGCTATGCCGCCCTGAGCAGCCTTTACTAGCCCCCTGTGCTGAAACTTGAACTGGATACAAAAAAACATGTTATGCAGTGTGCAGATAAACCGCTcccgtgccccaccccaccccagaggtggctacctCTCAGCCCCAGACAAGGGGTCCCTGTACAAACAGTCTGCGTGCCCCACCACAGGTGGCTGCTCCtcatgctgggagggggagaggggaggtggaCAAACAAAAAGGGGTGGAGGTGGAATTTGACCAAGAAAAACTGGAACAATTAAAGCCCCAGCCAGTTAGCTGGGAGGATCCGGTGCTGCTCCAGTTTCAGGGGATCAGAAATTAGGGCAGGGTTTAAATTTAAGCCCCAGCAAGTTCTGTGATTctagaatggggggagggatgctAGTTTTCCCCATGTTGCTTCTTCAGCCACAACAGGAGGGGTCACCCCCCATGGAGGGAAATTAATGAGGTGTCAGTCCAGCCAAGCAGGTGCCGATCACCTTACCCAAGGGGCTAGACTTGGCGCACCCACAGAAAGTGCCAGGAGCCCTTGGGAGCAGGACTGGCACATCCCCACACCCGAGGTGCTGTGATGCAGGATCATGACGACCAGGGAGGAGATGGTGGCACGGGGGGGAGGTGGCCCCATCTGTGGAGGTTACATCCCTCAAGCCCAGCTCGCTGCATCATCCCCTTAATAAAACCTTAGTGTATCTTaacccagcagcagcctttcagcccctgctttcccctccctgcaTAGAGGCGCCTGAGGCCCCTGGCTGAGGGGGAATGGTGGGGGGACATTTAATGAACAGGTGGTAAATCTGAGCCCAgttgttctgggggggggggtgcacttgTGCAAGGAGAAGGGGTAGGGTCCAGGGGTTAGCACACAAGgggggtgggagtcaggactcctgggttctaacctTGGCAACAGCTGTGAGCAGAGTGGGGGATACACAGTCACTTTCCCTATCCTCTCGTTTGCACAGGCATgcttgtgcgcacacacacagtcacaccacAAATTGCACTTCAACAGACTCAACTCCACTTGCTCTCCCTTGTCAGCCACCCAGCTCCCCACCGCAGCCGCATATCTCAATCTTATCTCAGCCCCATGTGCTGTCCCTCAGCCACACCTAGCAAGTGTCTATCATCCCTCACCCCCCAGGACACACAGCTCCGTGTCTCTCACACCCACAGAGATTGAAGGGGTGCACAGGTCTGCATGCACTAGCCCATCACATGCaaggggtgggtgctggggggcccCTAGCACAGTGCAGCAGGAGGGTCATTGTGGGAAGATGGGGCTTGGGCCCCTTTGTGGAGCAGTGTGTGAGGATTCCCCCGAAGTgctgctctgtgtgtgcatgtggggtTCCCCGCAGGCATGTTGTGTGGTCAGGGCTGGCTAACATTCCAGAGGGTTCCCCACCCCGTCACCATGGATACCAAGGCACaaacaaacccagacccagggctgTGCCAGCAGCTGCCCAAGGGCAGCCAGGAAGGTGGGGGAAGCAGCCAagggctccctccctgcaggtgctggggagccaggactcctgtgttctatGCCTGCCaggggtctagtggatagagcagcagagccaggattcctggcttCTAGCCCCACCTCTGCTTCCTTAACCAAGAGCCATCCTCGCCCCCAGGCTGGAGGGGGCCCCTGCTCTCAGCACTGGCTGTTCTCATGCCTGCCCCGTTGGAGAGACCGCCCCAGAGCCGGCCCCCCCACCTTTAGAGCTGCATGGGGGAGGGTGGCAATCACAGGCTGTGTTGCCATGGAGACTGTTGGTGCCAAGGTTACAGGTTAGGGAGAGAAAAAAGCCCAGGGAAACGAgctcattcctgagctgtgcacACAGGCGCCTGCAGCCATCAACCCGCCCCTGCATGGCTGGCGCAGGCCAGGGAGACACAGCTCCCCCCGGGCATAGTGTGGGCACGCTCCAcctgccgtgccccccccccaccgtatCTACCCAAACCATCTAAGCTCCCAGCGCTAAAAACTTCTTGCCCCCTTCAGGCTCAAGCCTGCttttcccagcccagggccattTTCCTCAGGCTGCCTCCCGGCTTAAAGGTCCCTGCCTGGAGAAGGGAGTCGCTTCCACTAGACAAAGACCACAGAGAAAGGAGCACAAGGATTTCTGGAACCAGAAAGGACCCTGCTGGGCAtcttgtctgagctcctggctAACACCAACCAGAGACCCtatccaccctccccccactccctggagTATCTGGGCCCCTCGCCATCTTTCCAGGATTtatcctcagccctctgccagtgCTGGTGAGCACTATAGGCGCAGAGACCAGCAGGTACTTCCCAAGCTCCTATGCCAGAGCAGGGGTTCACCCCCAGGGTGCCCGCCTCCCAGCCCCAGGTATGTTATTGACCATGATGCAGTTACCCCTTCACAGTCTCTTCCCTAAACTGACCATGACCCAGGGCTGACCCCTCCCACCCTTGATTAATTGAACAGGACACTCAGTACTTCCACACCCGTGGCATGGGAATGCGTGTTACACACCACGAAACCCAGCAACCAGGAGAGGGGAATCACCCTTAACCAAGGGCAGGTTAGAGGCTATGACACAGCTGCAGTTTCTTACCACCACTGTagggagcaggagtggggcctgggAGCTGAAGCACCCACACAGGGCAGACCCGGATTTCTAAAGTGGGGGTGTTGGTTTCTCCACTCCTGggtgctgaactggggccttggcTTGCAAGATTCTTGCTGCTGACAGCAGTCGAGCCAGGAAAGATGGTAGAGGGTGCATCCTTACCTGCTCCCACCATGTCCAACTCCCCCAGCACCAACCCAGGGTAGCAGCCACCTCCACCGTGCCAGTCTGCCACCTGCTGAGAGTGGGGGGGTATCCAGCCCCAAGGCCACCATCCAGCCAAGGCCCACAGCACAGAACACTGCTGCTCCCCCTGGCGGCTGAAGCTCAGTATTACACAGACAGGGGGAAGAGGGTTCTAGTGTTGGACTGTTCAGCTGGGTGAAAGGGAAGGTGCAGGGCCCCCCGATCTCCCTCAGTCACCTTCATGCACTGACAAAACTATGGGGCACCCCCCTTCCGTTTGGCCCTAGCTTCCCCAGGAAGCTGACTCTGTCCCAAAGCATAGGCCCTGCCCCTCAATGCAGAGCTCCCCAATGCCTGAGGCAAAGGCAAGATGGGACCCAGTTCAGCCTGGGCAAGGTGCAAATGTGGCCTTTAGGGGATAATAGACTATTACCACTGCCAGCTGACAGAGAAGCTCCTTTAACTCAATTGGTACAAGCCTGGTCTAGGAGGCGGGGGTGCCAGATTTGTTTCCTGCTTGCACCCCCTTAGGGATAAAATAAGCCAGGCACCGGTTTCCACTGGCTGGCAGGTCTGTAGGGACCTTTCTGCAGCGCTCCAGGGAGGGATACAaatgggagagggggcagggaagcgGTGCCAGGACAGTTTGAGGCCCAGAACACCTGCCTTGCAGTGACAGACTAAAGCAGCTCAGGC from Emys orbicularis isolate rEmyOrb1 chromosome 7, rEmyOrb1.hap1, whole genome shotgun sequence encodes:
- the LOC135881574 gene encoding inositol-trisphosphate 3-kinase B-like, with translation MEGLNGLKACPKGISQALAQGGQGCPAPCVAKEGAPGDPEWRGELVQGPGLPMDVGGKGLALDGAKASPEDSSPKGVQAPSLHGAKGNEGPPEAPKLQHLAMRGLSGGHDRSVSSSSTCSSFESSQESDEVFSEEEGKPVRRKMLRKTKSWKTFFTMVHWSLRRHSSWVQLAGHEGNFKPSEGGQILKKFSTVENTCLEALMGDALRPYVPAYHGVVVKDGEHYIQMDDLLRGLDAPSIMDCKMGVRTYLEEELTKALLKPTPRKDMYQKMVKVDPSAATAEEHSQRAVTKPRYMQWREHISSTASLGFRIEGVTIEGGAVQKDFKQTRTQEQIIDTFLIFTKRQGNILRAYQSRLESMQSALLESAFFRTHEVIGSSLLFVHDRQGRANVWMIDFGKTLPAPPQLALRHDVPWTRGSHEDGYLIGLHHLTHTLQAAQHRLGPEEMPAPSTP